The following proteins are co-located in the Silene latifolia isolate original U9 population chromosome 1, ASM4854445v1, whole genome shotgun sequence genome:
- the LOC141643005 gene encoding uncharacterized protein LOC141643005 encodes MRKIGIVRAILLFLAWYRASQKYKINIINPKSIFVMFGDDASTKIKPSSPFFIGPKDKPGDKITSIHLKLNNFDDWVYDVSQALHVRRKFGFVDGTYTEPKPLCTKEDWETIQSMLISWLNNTIDPEVSSLLSKYDNAKRLWDYLHERFNIIDGPRIQQIKASLHDCRQTENMTVAVYYGKLSQLWDEPDKHEPLICCPCGSDVGKQHLARR; translated from the coding sequence ATGAGAAAGATCGGAATTGTCCGTGCTATTCTATTGTTCTTAGCATGGTATCGAGCCtctcaaaaatacaaaattaatatcATCAACCCTAAATCCATCTTCGTCATGTTTGGCGATGATGCAAGTACCAAGATCAAGCCTTCCTCTCCTTTCTTTATAGGTCCCAAGGACAAACCTGGTGACAAAATTACGTCTATTCATCTCAAATTAAACAATTTTGATGATTGGGTTTATGACGTCAGTCAAGCCCTTCATGTTCGAAGGAAATTTGGCTTCGTCGACGGCACATATACTGAGCCGAAGCCCCTGTGTACCAAGGAGGATTGGGAGACAATTCAGAGTATGCTCATCTCTTGGTTGAATAATACTATCGATCCTGAGGTAAGTTCTTTGCTCTCTAAGTATGATAACGCTAAACGTTTGTGGGACTACCTTCACGAACGCTTTAACATTATCGATGGTCCGCGTATACAACAAATAAAGGCGAGCCTTCATGACTGCCGTCAAACTGAAAACATGACGGTTGCGGTTTATTACGGAAAATTGAGTCAGTTGTGGGACGAACCCGACAAACATGAACCGCTTATTTGTTGTCCATGTGGTAGTGATGTCGGTAAACAACATCTAGCTAGGCGTTAA